The following coding sequences lie in one Salvelinus fontinalis isolate EN_2023a chromosome 21, ASM2944872v1, whole genome shotgun sequence genomic window:
- the LOC129818681 gene encoding uncharacterized protein LOC129818681 translates to MVMVGGCALLANCTFMRRDFNVLNVYGFNDKHDRCTVLEDLQSHMVRRDLVVGGDLNCVLSRADRRGAGEDFKVDRSSVLLQGLCKDFKLTDCFKTLHPREEDFTWTSGDGTRVSRIDYLFTRDCPPTDARITPAFFSDHVMLTCTFSLTSGVTVGRGPWKLNCYLLEVNRVGPPGWRSGLGHCIAVLAAPPESLGSRPGSVAAGRDREVRGATHNWLSVVREGLAGRDILVSSRSSDSCGGPGAVRANRGGRVHCVSSDTLVRLASGLEARCVKKQCGLVGLCFGGRMAFDLRLSRARTGVVAMRQDSNY, encoded by the coding sequence ATGGTGATGGTTGGTGGGTGTGCTCTTTTAGCCAATTGCACTTTTATGAGGAGGGATTTTAATGTGCTAAATGTGTATGGTTTTAACGATAAACATGACCGGTGCACAGTTTTAGAAGACCTGCAGTCCCACATGGTAAGGAGGGATCTAGTTGTGGGTGGGGATTTGAACTGTGTTTTAAGTAGAGCAGATAGAAGAGGGGCGGGAGAGGATTTTAAGGTAGATAGGTCAAGTGTTTTATTGCAAGGGTTGTGCAAGGATTTTAAACTGACTGACTGTTTTAAAACTCTGCATCCAAGAGAGGAGGACTTCACCTGGACCAGTGGTGACGGCACCAGAGTCTCTCGCATCGACTATCTGTTTACCCGTGACTGTCCCCCAACTGATGCTAGAATAACCCCTGCTTTCTTCTCAGATCACGTAATGCTGACGTGCACCTTTTCACTAACTTCGGGTGTGACTGTGGGAAGAGGGCCCTGGAAACTGAACTGCTACCTTTTAGAAGTTAATAgagtagggcctcccgggtggcgcagtggtctagggcactgcatcgcagtgctagctgcgccaccagagtctctgggttcgcgcccaggctctgtcgcagccggccgcgaccgggaggtccgtggggcgacgcacaattggcttagcgtcgttagggagggtttggccggtagggatatccttgtctcatcgcgctccagcgactcctgtggcgggccgggcgcagtgcgcgctaaccgaggggggcgggtgcactgtgtttcctccgacacattggtgcgcctggcttccgggttggaggcgcgctgtgttaagaagcagtgcggcttggttgggttgtgcttcggaggacgcatggctttcgaccttcgtctctcccgagcccgtacgggagttgtagcgatgagacaagatagtaattactag